The nucleotide window CAGGGCCCGAGCAGATGCAGGGCCAGCAGCGGCACGGCCAGGGCTACCAGGACCACGGCGATCGCGATGCCCATGTCCGCGGAGCCACGCGCAGCGGCGATCATCAGCTGCCCGCCGACCACCAGGGCCCCGAACACGAGCAGCCGCACCCAGTGGACAGCCTGCGCGCGCTGCCGGGTGCGCACCCCCAGCGGGGTGATCGCGATCCGGCGCAGTCCGGTGAGCGAGGATACGGCGGCGACCAGGGTCAGGCCGGCGAGCACGGCCAGCACACCGGGCACTCCGATCCACTGGGCTGGCACGCCGATCCGTCCGCCGGCGAACGGCAGCAGCCCGATCAGGGGCATCAGCACCGCCCACCCAGCGACGCCGGCCAGCGCCCCGACGGCGGCGAGCACCGTGGCCTCCACCACGGCCAGACCGGTCAGGGTGGCGGTCGAGGCGCCGATCAGGCGCAGGGAGGAGAGCCGCTCGTCCCGGCGGCGGGCCAGCAGCCGGGCGGCGGCCCCGGCCAGGGAGGCCAGCGGGAGCACGAGCAAGGCCAGGGCGATGCTGGAAAGGACCTTGTAGAACGCGCCCATCTCCCCCGGGATGGTCCAGAAGAAGTGCACGCCGCCGGCCACGGCGAGGGTGAGCGCGGAGGCCACGGCGAAGGCGGTCACCGGCAGCACCCAGATGGTGCGGTCCCGGAAGAGACGGCGGACGAACAGGCCGATCACGGACAGGTTCATCAGCGCACCGTCCCCTCGGAGGCCGGCTGCGCCGGCCGCTGGGCGGTGTCGGACTCGATCCGCCCGTCCCGGACCCGGACAAGGCGGGAGCACGCGGCCGCCACGGACGGGTCATGGGTGACCACCACCAGGGTCCGCCCGCGGGAGACGGTGGAGGAGATCAGGCTGGCCAGCACCGCGTCGGAGGTGTCCGAGTCCAGGGCCCCGGTGGGCTCGTCGGCGAACACGACGTCGGGTTCCACGGCCTGGGCGCGGGCGATCGCCACACGCTGGCGCTGACCGCCGGAGAGCTCGCCAGGGCGGCGGTCTCCCATGCCGGCCAGTCCCAGGGACTCGAGCCACTGGGCGGCGGTCTGCTCCGCGGCCTTCCGGTGGGCGCCGTTGAGCATCAACGGCATGGCCACGTTCTCCCGCGCGGTCAGCTCGGGCAGCAGCAGGCCCTCTTGAAACACGAAGCCCAGACGCTCGCGCCGCAGCCGGGCCCGATGCTCCTCGTTGAGGCCGGTGAGCTCATGTCGGGTGCCGTCAGAGCCGGCGAGGGTGATCTGCCCGGCGTCGGGGACGATGATCCCGGAGAGCACGTGCAGCAGCGTGGTCTTGCCGGACCCGGAGGGACCCATCACGGCGACGGACTCACCGGGGTGGATCTGCAGGTCGACGCCTGCCAGAGCGCGGGTGGAGCCGTAGGACTTAGCTAGTCTCCGGGCGGTGAGGACGGCGGGTGCATCAGGGTTGTCGGTCATGGGATCCACTCTTCGCGGACTCCAACCTGTCGACGACAGACTGGGGATGCATTCTGGTTCAAGCTTCTACGACCCCAGTCCCAGGAACGCCGACGTCATGTGCTCCAGGAAGATGAGCCGGTCATCTCAATCACATGCACAGCTACCTCCTGCCCTCCAACCGTCTACGGGTCCCACCTCGAGCCCCCCGTCGCCACCGATCCATAAAGGACGAGCGGCCGTCGTCACTCATCCCATTCAGGCGCGGGACGGGCCAGCTCGGCCGGGTGCGGTGGTTCCTCAGATTGCCCCGTGACATACAGGACGACATCCCGGACGTACGTCCATGCGTCAATCACGATCGGGAGGTACGGGAAGCCTCCGGTTTGACTCTGGTCGTAGACCACTGTGACGGTCAACGGCAGATCCAATGACTTGAGTGTCTCGAGGTTGAGGTCTGCCGCGTCCGGGAGGTCGATTTCCAGGACGGTGTCACCGTTGCGCACTACGCCGTCACTCGAGTCGGGAAGGAACCTCATGATGTCGTTGACCGATGCCGGGTCCCTCGTGGGGGCAAACGCCTGTTCCGACAGTTCGACTGGCACCTCAAACTGGATCTCTCCTAGCTGATGCACACCCGATGGGTTTGGAACCAGCGCAGCGATGAAGCCATCCCGATGCTTGTCAACGTTGCTGAGTTCAGCGAGCAGACTCAACGGGTGTGGAGGAACCGGATAAGTCCGAGGCGACGCGAACGGCTGCACTCGCTTGACCCGCTCGACGATCACAGGGGGCAGTTGCTTGAGTCGTGACGCCGACTGCTTCTTCCATTCCGCTTCGTGTTGCACCACCGGAAATGAGTTCGACCGCAACACTTTCTCGTCCACCCCTGTGGAGACTCCGAGACCATGCACCATGTTGTCCAGCGCTGCACGAAGATCATGGATGAGATAGCGCAGGGGCCGAGATATATCCGAGCTTTCGATCGGCGGACGGATGCGGGCCGCCCATACCACAGTCTTTGATTGAAAGACACTCGGATCAAAACCCACCTCAACCGAATCAAGATAGCTGGCGTGCGTTGCGCGTAGCTGTCTGAGGGTGAGCTTGGCCTCCCGAATCTTGTTGAGAGCCAGCTTCCCAGCGTCATCAAAGCGCGGGGACGCCCCCGCTCCAAAGGAACTCATCCACCAAGCATGCCCGGTGAGATGCCCCTCGCTGTGCTGACCAGCGGACACCATTGCCACCCGTGTGCTGGTCTCCCCCTCCGACAAGGCTGAACTCGCGGCGGCCTGGGAGGTCGTCTGCGACGCATTTGGTGACCGTGATGTGCCGGGAACGCTGATCGGAGTTGCCGCACTTGGGTACGACCGCCAGCTCGTGGAAGTCGAAGCGACAGCCGCCGTGATCGACTGACGCCCCTCGTTTGGAGCGCCTTTAGAGATACGCCCTCGACCTTGACGCACCTGTAGCGACGGCAGGCAGAACCTAGCTACACCGCCTCGTTCACCACCTCAGGCCACAATCGCTAAAAGGCTTTCCGACCAAAGACCGTGATCGCCCGGTCTTCGCTTTCCCTATCCGGGTACATCTCGATCCAGGTGTCGTCGCCCGTGAGAAGTGGGTGTGTCGCGTACGGAAGGTGAGTGACCAGGTTCCGAAGGTCAACGGAGTCTCGGTGAGGCCCATAGGTGAGCCACTCACTCACGTCAGGGAGGTGCTCGGTAATCTGCGGCTCTCCCGTTACGGCTCCCAGAGGGTTGGCAGCCCAAACCAGCGACCATGCCAGTGGTGGCCAGACGATGTCGGCCAGCGACGTGTGAGCCTGAGAGCGCTCGAGCACCCGGACGGCCCAGACCCTGCTGGCCAACAACCCACTTCGTGGGAAACGGGGGTCTGAGAGGCCCAGCCTCAAACTGAGATCAGCAGGCCAGTCCACGCTGGAACCACGGTGGTAGTCCTCCGTTGCCAACTGTTGCGCAAGGCTCGGGTACCGGGTGCTCAGCCCGCTGTTCAGAGCGAACATGCCATAGAGCACACAACGGATCACGGCACCCGGGGCGAACCTCACGTCCGGCACGGCCCCCGGATGGATGGCCAAACGCCGCGCACCCAAGGTCGTCAACCGCTGCACCTGCGTGGAGAAGTCGGCGTAGGCCCTGTCGTATTCGCCACCGCAACGACTGTTGCACGCCTTACAGAGGCCGCGGACCCACATGCCACCCCTGTTCCAGCGGCCGGGCTCACGGAGCTGCCCGACAAACCGGTCTGGCGCACGCTCCACGCGATCGTCGTTGCCAGCCGCTCTCGGCGGCACGTGCGTGCGGCTCATCTTTCCCTGGGCACCGCAGAGCCCACATGCCCGGACCGCCTTGGATGCCCCCATGTCGGCCACCAGACCGGATGCATTCATGTTCACCGCGTCTTTCTCATCTTCGCTACTCAGCGCTGTCCCGGCCGCGTTGCTGACGTGTCGGGTGCCGGTCCTAGCCGCTGCTCTGGATTGAGGTCGGGGTAGCGACGCAACATCCACGAACGTTGGGCTATACCGACCTCGATGGCCCGACGCGTCTCCACCGGGGCGCCTCCTCGGTTACACAACTCGGTGAGCACACCAATCTCATCCCGCAAGCGCATTCGCGTGCGTTCGAAGTTCTGGCGGCAGTTGCGGCTGCAGAAGGTCTGCGGCCGGCCAGCACTGGAGTCGGTCGGCCATGCGCACATGTTCGTGCAGTCCGGATGCAGACACCGCATCTGTTCAGCGGGTCGCAGCCCGCGCACCAACGCGTCGTCGATCTCGGCCCAGCTGCCCCGCTTCACCCGAGCGAGAGTCCGGACGATCGAAGGGGTCCTCGCCCCGCCCACGCCACCACGTTCATGAGACATATGCACTACATCACCTTCGAGTTGGTTTCATCCGCGGGGGAAGTGCTCGCACACCTGCAATCATGTTATGACTCATGAAAAATCCGCGCAAGTCCCCCAAAGGCGAGGGGAAATTTAGCGGTTCCTCGGGTGTCTAACCATACACATGGGTCACCTTCGTCGATGGGCGCGAGATGATGAGATCTACATGGTCGGCAGGCGGGTCGAGAGATGTAGCTCTAATGCTGACCCGGGTTCAGCCCCGGGCGACAGAGCGTCATGAGACCTATCCTGTTGCGCCTCGCGCTCGTGCAGGTTACCGTCTGCGTAGGCCGCCCGCGTGAGCTGACTCTGATCACAGATGCGCGGGAGGGCGCGACGGGTGCAACCGCCACGCCCTCCAAGTAGCGGCCCTGATACAACGCGAACTGAATCGAAGGAACCGCCGTGTCCCAGCTTATGGGTGACGCCGGCGGAGGACCAGCCACACCCTGGAGCCATCTGGAGTTCTCCACTCCGGAGGGCCCTGTCCTCTGCCACCCCACCGACCCCCTGCCCGACCTTGGCACCATCATGTCCGTGCGGACCCCGCGGTCACACGCGCTGAGCCGACACGTTCCCGTGCAGACATTCAGCGCCACGAACACGGACGTCGTCGCAGTGGAGTCCGGGCTGGAGCAGGAGCTCGTCCTCGTCCTGGACCGAGATCCCGCCCAGGACAGGCTGGTTGGGCAGCCGCTGACCGTGACGTGGGCCAGACAAAGCGGCGGGACCCGGCGGCACACCCCTGACCTGCTGACTCTCACTCACGAGGGGGCCGTCACGGTCTGGGACGTCCGCCCGGAAGGTCGTCGGGACCCCAAGTTCTGGGAGGCCGCGCGGTGCACCCGCGCGGTGTGCGAGCACAACGGGTGGACTTACGAGCTCTTCGGCGGCCTGCCCGAGGTACACGCCATCAACCTGCGCTGGCTCTCCAGCTACCGGCACTCGATGCCCTGGTATGCGGACCTCCGGGACACGCTCGAGAGGCTCGCCTGCACCAATTCCGCCACCATCGGGACCTTGCTCGGCGCCGATGACGGTTCCGGGGAGCTGATCTCAGCGATGTGGCACTGGGCGTGGGACGGACGTCTGCAGCTGGATCTCACCCGGCCCCTGAAAACCAGCACGCCGGTGCGATGGGAGCCGAGATGAACTTCTCCGTGGACTTGAACATCGGCGACCGCGTCCTCACCGACGCCGGCCCGGCCCGGGTGAAATCGATGTGGGCACTGGGCGTGGAGCTGGAGACGATCAACGAACCGGCCAAGCTCGTCCCCTGGACCGACCTGATCATCCGGCCCACGATCGACGGGCAGGCTCAGGCCGTGGATGCTGCCCTGCACCCGTGGTGGGACCAGCTGCCGGAGAAGGTGCAGCAGGACGCCATTTTCAAGATGGAGTGCGTCCTGGAGATTCTCACTGGGTTCCGCAGCGGGCTGGCCTCGCTCGCGCAGCCCCATGAGCCGGTCGTACCGTTCGGCCCGTTCTCCCAGGCCAGTGTGAGCGCTCAGTGCGAGGCGATGGCTCGGCTGGTCAGCTTCGAGAAGTCCGCGGACCGGGAGTTGATGCGCCGGGTCCAGGACGGTGAGCTCGACAGTCCCGGCGTCACGCCCCGTGCCGTGCACCATTGGGTAAGGCGGTGGCAGGCTTCCGGGCTGCGTGGCCTGGTGGACGGACGCGCCCTGCGCAGCGCCCAAGGCTTCGGCGCCCTGGACCCGAGGTTCTTAAAGATCGCGGAGCAGGAGTTCGCCCGGTTCGACGGGTCCGCTTCCGCGACCAACCGGCAGGAGATCCACCGGCGCATCCAGGTCCGCATGCATGCGGAGGGCATCACCGACGCCCACCTGCCCCAGCGGCTGGTCAGCGACTACCTCAGTCACCGGTTCGCGCAGCTGGGCAAGACCACCCGGGCGCACCGCTCGCGCCGGCACCGGAAGATCTCCTCCACTGCCAGTGCCGCCCTCCACCACCTGGGCCACTGCGCCACGGACGTCACCCGCGCCGACAACCTCATCTACGACGAGTTCACCGGCAAGCCCATGAGCGTGGAGATCGCCACCATCATGAGCGTCCCGGCACGAGTCATCGTCGCCGTCCGGGTGTTCCCCAAGTCGGTCAGCGCCACCGAGGTCGCCCTGCTGCTCTACGACGCGATGCGGCCGCAGTCGATGCTCATCGATCAGGACGGCGCCAGTGACTGGCGATGGTGCGGGGTCCCGACCTCGCTCCAACTGCCCGAGCAGGCTTCCCCACTGGCCAATGACCCCGCCAGTGGGTTGGGTGAACATGCGATCCCCGCGATGACGCCCACCCACCTGCGCATGGACAACGGATCGATCTTCCGCAGCGAACAGCTGCGCCGGCTCGCCCTGCACTGGTCGATCACGTTGAGCCACTCTCGCGGCACCCGCCCTACGGACAATCCGCACATCGAACGCTTCCACGAGACCCTGCAGCGCTTCTACCAGCAGCTGCCCGGCTACAAGGGCCGGAACGTCTCCGAACGTGGCAGCTGGACCGGCGTCGTGGCCGAGGCACCCCTGCTCACCGCAGCCGACCTCGAGCGGCAGCTGCGGCAGTTCATCGCCCTGGACTACCACCGCCGCCCCCACACCGGACTGGCCCTGCCCGGGGCACCCGAGGTGAATATCTCCCCGCTGGAGATGTTCGACTGGATCCTGGCCACCACCGGCCGGATCCACGTCCCCCAGCACCCGGATCTGATCTACCAGTTCCTGCCCACCCGGTGGCTCACCCCCGGCCATGCCGGCGTCGAGTACAAGAACATGACCTACGACGCGGCCGTCCTGGATGAGTTCCGAAGCAAGATCCCCGGTCGGTTCCGCGACGAGGACGCCAAGGTCCCGTTCCACTACGACCCCAGGGACGCCACCCGGCTCTGGTTCCGCCACCCGGACACTGACCGTATCCACGAGATCCCCTGGCGCAACCGTCACCTCTTGCACGCACCCCTGACCGACGTCGTCCGAGACGAGGCCCGCCGGCGCATCCGGGCCCGCGGCGGGCCCAAGGCTCTGACCGGCGCGCTCATCGACCGCCAGCTCATCGAAGAGATTGGGCACCTGGCCCACACCCGAGCCGACGAGACGTGGACCACCACGATGG belongs to Micrococcus sp. 2A and includes:
- a CDS encoding TnsA-like heteromeric transposase endonuclease subunit, translating into MSVRTPRSHALSRHVPVQTFSATNTDVVAVESGLEQELVLVLDRDPAQDRLVGQPLTVTWARQSGGTRRHTPDLLTLTHEGAVTVWDVRPEGRRDPKFWEAARCTRAVCEHNGWTYELFGGLPEVHAINLRWLSSYRHSMPWYADLRDTLERLACTNSATIGTLLGADDGSGELISAMWHWAWDGRLQLDLTRPLKTSTPVRWEPR
- a CDS encoding Mu transposase C-terminal domain-containing protein produces the protein MNFSVDLNIGDRVLTDAGPARVKSMWALGVELETINEPAKLVPWTDLIIRPTIDGQAQAVDAALHPWWDQLPEKVQQDAIFKMECVLEILTGFRSGLASLAQPHEPVVPFGPFSQASVSAQCEAMARLVSFEKSADRELMRRVQDGELDSPGVTPRAVHHWVRRWQASGLRGLVDGRALRSAQGFGALDPRFLKIAEQEFARFDGSASATNRQEIHRRIQVRMHAEGITDAHLPQRLVSDYLSHRFAQLGKTTRAHRSRRHRKISSTASAALHHLGHCATDVTRADNLIYDEFTGKPMSVEIATIMSVPARVIVAVRVFPKSVSATEVALLLYDAMRPQSMLIDQDGASDWRWCGVPTSLQLPEQASPLANDPASGLGEHAIPAMTPTHLRMDNGSIFRSEQLRRLALHWSITLSHSRGTRPTDNPHIERFHETLQRFYQQLPGYKGRNVSERGSWTGVVAEAPLLTAADLERQLRQFIALDYHRRPHTGLALPGAPEVNISPLEMFDWILATTGRIHVPQHPDLIYQFLPTRWLTPGHAGVEYKNMTYDAAVLDEFRSKIPGRFRDEDAKVPFHYDPRDATRLWFRHPDTDRIHEIPWRNRHLLHAPLTDVVRDEARRRIRARGGPKALTGALIDRQLIEEIGHLAHTRADETWTTTMAASRMRFDQARRDHDEAALAHRLTTPEAPTDLEHGGRHLRLVPPDAMPDRTATNGLAGLFEPWPDYAQEI
- a CDS encoding permease; amino-acid sequence: MNLSVIGLFVRRLFRDRTIWVLPVTAFAVASALTLAVAGGVHFFWTIPGEMGAFYKVLSSIALALLVLPLASLAGAAARLLARRRDERLSSLRLIGASTATLTGLAVVEATVLAAVGALAGVAGWAVLMPLIGLLPFAGGRIGVPAQWIGVPGVLAVLAGLTLVAAVSSLTGLRRIAITPLGVRTRQRAQAVHWVRLLVFGALVVGGQLMIAAARGSADMGIAIAVVLVALAVPLLALHLLGPWVLSLGAKLRLRRARTPEALVAARTVLDAPRQAWQQVGALSVTTYVGVMAGAGLSLATQGEATVSRPEELILMQDLRTGVLVTVLISFVLAACSVALNQSAQVVDRAELHRGLSYAGMPVQRIHAMRRTSVMLALGTVMVVSVGAAMITGAPLISASVLFAPLSLLVVVGTLVAGVLLVRAGVDVTAPALRRSVATA
- a CDS encoding ABC transporter ATP-binding protein; the encoded protein is MTDNPDAPAVLTARRLAKSYGSTRALAGVDLQIHPGESVAVMGPSGSGKTTLLHVLSGIIVPDAGQITLAGSDGTRHELTGLNEEHRARLRRERLGFVFQEGLLLPELTARENVAMPLMLNGAHRKAAEQTAAQWLESLGLAGMGDRRPGELSGGQRQRVAIARAQAVEPDVVFADEPTGALDSDTSDAVLASLISSTVSRGRTLVVVTHDPSVAAACSRLVRVRDGRIESDTAQRPAQPASEGTVR